The following are from one region of the Candidatus Binatia bacterium genome:
- a CDS encoding IS1380 family transposase — protein sequence MRGPRRSNASGLPDQVCHVESAVFDDPNLVSCAGLGPVVALAEQCGLPQLVAAQLTLPAKA from the coding sequence CTGAGGGGGCCCCGGCGCAGCAATGCGTCGGGGCTACCCGACCAAGTTTGCCACGTCGAGTCGGCGGTGTTCGATGACCCGAACTTGGTGTCCTGCGCGGGGCTCGGGCCGGTGGTCGCGCTGGCGGAGCAGTGCGGGCTCCCGCAGCTGGTCGCCGCGCAACTGACGCTGCCTGCCAAGGCG